A stretch of Cystobacter ferrugineus DNA encodes these proteins:
- the deoC gene encoding deoxyribose-phosphate aldolase: MTEAQHIQRVVEELADFFRKSSPGVPAGNAPPSSPASASTPRVVGSAPVPPGTVKGPADLAPFIDHTLLKPEATRDDITRVAHEAVRHGFATVCVNSSHVATVAGILAGSSSVPIAVVGFPLGAALTSAKAHEAREAVREGAREIDMVLNVGALKSRDYALVLQDIAQVVEASRPFPVKVILETGLLTGDEKIAACVLARAAGAAFVKTSTGFGPGGATVEDVALMRRVVGDQVGVKASGGIRSAEDALRMIQAGANRLGASASVAIVSGQSSAAKY; this comes from the coding sequence ATGACCGAGGCCCAGCACATCCAGCGCGTCGTCGAGGAGCTCGCCGACTTCTTCCGCAAGAGCTCGCCTGGTGTTCCGGCGGGCAACGCTCCGCCCTCGTCCCCCGCGTCCGCCAGCACGCCCCGCGTCGTGGGTAGCGCGCCCGTGCCCCCCGGTACGGTCAAGGGCCCCGCGGACCTGGCCCCGTTCATCGACCACACGCTGCTCAAGCCGGAGGCCACGCGCGACGACATCACGCGCGTGGCCCACGAGGCGGTGCGTCATGGCTTCGCCACGGTGTGCGTGAACTCGAGCCACGTGGCCACGGTGGCGGGCATCCTGGCGGGCTCCTCCAGCGTGCCCATCGCCGTGGTGGGCTTTCCGCTGGGCGCGGCGCTCACGAGCGCCAAGGCCCACGAGGCGCGCGAGGCCGTGCGCGAGGGGGCCCGGGAAATCGACATGGTGCTCAACGTGGGCGCGCTCAAGTCGCGCGACTACGCGCTCGTGCTCCAGGACATCGCCCAGGTGGTGGAGGCCAGCCGGCCCTTCCCGGTGAAGGTCATCCTGGAGACGGGGCTGCTCACCGGCGACGAGAAGATCGCCGCCTGCGTGCTGGCCCGGGCCGCGGGCGCCGCGTTCGTGAAGACGTCCACGGGCTTCGGCCCCGGGGGGGCCACCGTGGAGGACGTGGCCCTCATGCGCCGCGTGGTGGGCGACCAGGTGGGCGTGAAGGCCTCCGGCGGCATCCGCTCGGCCGAGGACGCCCTGCGCATGATTCAGGCAGGGGCCAACCGGCTGGGGGCCTCGGCCTCGGTGGCCATCGTCTCCGGCCAGTCTTCCGCCGCGAAGTACTAG